AACcctgagtgggaaaaaaaaataagatttaatctCGACTAGACGAGTGAAGGTGCAAAAATAGTGTTCTACATGAGACGGACGTCACGCCATTATTTTACATGTCCACGATATTATTGTGTTGTGCCTTAAATATCGCAATAGATGGAGTAACTGATGCGTCAGGACAGGAGCAGGACACATGGACACCCGAGAAGCTGTTTAACGTCGTTTTGAAACAGAACACTGAAAATCAACATATCAAACATATCGGATGCTACATCGCTAATGCTACCTGCCATGCTAACAACACGTGAGGGCGGAGCTACGGAAACGATCCTGAAGGTTCAGCTACAGAACAGATGATGAATTAAATGCCTGAAATCCTGCAactcgtgtgtgtggagatcATCAGAGAGATTTCAGCACTGCCTGTCTGCTAGCTGGCGTTCTAGcgtgtgggtgtggcctgtggtGCAGGTGTtctgtgggtgtggcctgtggtGCAGGAGTTATGTGGGTGTGGTCTGTGGTGCAGGTGTtctgtgggtgtggcctgtggtGCAGGTGTtctgtgggtgtggcctgtggtGCAGGTGTtctgtgggtgtggcctgtggtGCAGGTGTtctgtgggtgtggcctgtggtGCAGGTGTtctgtgggtgtggcctgtggtGCAGGAGTTATGTGGGTGTGGTCTGTGGTGCAGGTGTtctgtgggtgtggcctgtggtGCAGGTGTtctgtgggtgtggcctgtggtGCAGGTGTtctgtgggtgtggcctgtggtGCAGGTTCCTAATTTGTCTGTTACTTTATGTGTCTTTCAGTCAGTCAACATACAGATGACCCAGAAGCTCGGATCTCAAGATAAGTCTCGGGTCTGTCTCTCAAATCACACTGCACTACagccacagtgtgtgtgtgtgtgtgtgtgtgtgtgtgtgtgtgagcgtgtgtgtgagcacgtgtgtgtgcgcgtgtgtgtgtgtgagcatgtgtgtgtgtgtgtgtgtgtgtgtgtgtgtgcgtgtgggaaaataatttgtGAAAACAATAAAGATTGTGCAAATTGTACATTCTATAGAGTCTGGTGAAGCGTTTTAGTCGTTCACTtgttcactgtctgtctctgagtTTTGTTTAATTACATGGTGCTTTTGGATACAAACAAGTGCAggaactgtctgtctctccgtctgtctctccctctgtctgtctctctccctccatctgtatctccctccatctgtctgtctctccatctgtctgtctcactcagtctgtccctctccatctgtctgtctctccgtctgtctctccgtttgtctctccctctgtctgtctctcttcctccgtctgtctctctctgtctgtctctctccctccatctgtctctctccgtctgtctctccctctgtctctccacgTCTGTCtccctccgtctgtctctctccgtctgtctcagtctgtctcactcagtctgtccctctctctctctcagtgagtGATAGAGACAGATCACATGAAACATACATtctagactctctctctcttcccctttcTTAATCCCTCCCTTGCtgccatctctctcactctagttttctgtctgtctgtctgtctgtgtgcctctttctctctatatctgtctatctctgtctggcTTTCTCAGTCCATCTCTGCTGCTCTCTTTTACTCCAATCATctatttttcagtctgtttgtctcccccctccccccctcttaGATGAGTCTggcctctccctccatctcagGTGGAAGTTCACATACACCAATGAAGTTCATCTTCCCCTCCTTCCCTCTGCAGTTGTGTATGAGAGCTTCCCCGTCGCCGAGGGAACGGTTGCCGTGTGACAGCGGGTCAGGTGATGTGCGGTGGCCAATCCTACTGCGTCTCTCCTGCAGGTAACAGTGCAGGTGTTTGAGAAGCTGCTTTGGGTTCTTCTTAGCATAGAGCTCCACATCtgtatgaaacacacacacacacacacacacacacacacacacagatttaatgtttgtattttaataaaaatgtaattaaatattaaaatggttTGTTGAACTCTGACCTTTGAGGACGTATCCTGAGTCAGAGATGGTCTTCTTCTGAGTCCTCCACACCTCATACAGGTGCAGAAACGTCGCCACGTAAAACTCGTTCAGCACCCCCACCACCTGCTGCCGCCGGTTACACTCCCTGAGTGGCGTTACATAGCGACCgcttattaccatggcaaccaggaACAACACAGCTTCATCAACACAGTTAGAAAATTACACACTGaagctaataaaataaaataattatcaaattaaaacagaatatatacatataaataaacagtcactaaaaaaaacctgaataaaatatttttaaaaaataaagcatagaaaaatgtatttaaattaaaatttaaggttgtgtgtgcgcgtgtgtgagcgtgtgagcgtgtgcatgcatgcgtgtgtgcttgtgtgtgtgtgtgcatgtgtgtgcgtgcgtgcttgtgtgtgtgtgtgcatgtgtgtgcgtgcgtgtgcatgtgtgtgcgtgcgtgcttgtgtgtatgtgtgtgcacaagtgtgtgtgtgcgtgtgtgcgagtgtgtgcgagtgtgtgtgcaagtgtgtgcaagtgtgtgcgtgtgtgcatgtgtgtgtgtgcgtatgtgtgtgtgcgcgtgtgtgtgtgtgtgtgtgtgtgtgtgtgtgtgtgtgtgtattcacttTGTCAGAACCTCCTCCCTGAGCGCGTGCAGGACGATGCGGGTCATGTTGATGGACATCACGCTGAATGGAAAATTCTGTAAAAGAGGAACGTTACATAGAGCACGCTGGAAAATTACAGAGCTCTAGGTGATAAAGGAGCATTAAACTGAGGATTGTTTAATATTCCTatacaaatatgtgtgtgtgtgtgtgtgtgtgtgtgtgtgtgtgtgttacctgtactGGATGCTGAGAGAGTTTGTAAATGTCTCTAGCGAGCTGAAGTGTCTCTGGATCCATGACCAGATAAAGTGTGTGCATTAGACCCAGAAATCCGGTTCCTCTCAGATCTGTAGCCGGATCtgtacctgcacacacacacacacaccacacacacaccacacacacaccacacacacaccacacacacatgcataagcTCTTTTTGACTAAATAAACAGCTGCTCTTTGCTCCGCCCCTTACGCATTTGCTCCACCCCCTTTGTCTCCTTCATACCCTGGAAGCCGATGTTCTCCCAGTGCGGCCCATATCGAGGGCAGTCTGCCTTCGTAGACGTCAGTTTGCGGTAGATTGTCTGCAGCACACGCATGTGCACCGGCTGGGTGTTATCCAGAGAgcctacacatgcacacacacgcacaagcacacacacagaaatattttaaagctAATGCTCTGTTTTGTCACCCAAGTCTATTAAAACAACCAAATAATTAAGTCAGTAGACATAAAGAAAGTCACTGGCTGCTGAggtctggactctgattggctgtcaggtgtttattaattctctctaacagcagcactgacactagcgcaggtttatattaataggttacattattattattataagtatcGGGTCgttcacagggacgtgtacaGGAGACACTTGTGTACGATGCTCACACTGTGCGATGGCGAACACCAGGTCTCTCTCCTCCATCAGCTCCTTGTATAGGCGCGGCGGcccaaacaggaagtgtgtgacaACGGCCAGTCCTGTCCTGTGAACGGTTGGCTGTATGTTCCTCTGGaaataatggaaaataaattaaatatacacagGAACAagaactaacacacacacacacactcacacacacacactcacacacactcacacacactcacacacactcacacacactcacacacactcactcactcacactcacacacactcacacacactcactcacacacacacacacacacacacacatacacacacatacactcacacacacacacacactcactcactcacactcactcacactcacacacactcacacacacacactcacacactcacacacacacacactcacacacacacacactcacacacacacacacacacacacacacacatacacacacatacactcacacacacacacactcacacacacacactcacacacactcacacacacacacactcacacacacacacactcacacacacacacacactcacacacacgcacacacacacacacacacacacatacactcacacacacacacacactcactcactcacactcactcacactcacacacactcacacacactcacacacacacacacacacacactcacacacacacactcacacacactcacacacacacacactcacacacacacacactcacacacacacacacacacacacacacacactcacacacacacactcacacacacacacactcacactctcacacacacacacacacatacacacacatacacactcacacacacacacacacacacacacacccactcacactgaCCAGAAGCTCGGTGAGGTCTGTAGTCTGAAAGTGTTGCAGTGCCTCGTTGAAAGAAATCAGAGCCAATGGAGCGAGATCTTCTACAGGAACTgcacaggaaatgacatcactaGTTAGCTCGGCATGCTGATCAGACACTTCAGTTGGCATgggttgccatggaaacagaTACACATCTCAAGACATTTATCTCAGACACACTGCACAGTATTTACTGTTATTAAACCATGGAATAATTGGAACTATTTGTGTTACATTAACTTTAAGATGCGACGCTTACACAAAAAGGAGGCGGGGCTAATTTCACACCATTAAAATGTGACTAGTAAATATTAGCcaaattattcatattttagaataggtttacacacaaacacacacaaccacacacacgcactctctcctgtttctatggcaacaacaACCAGAAAGTATTCAAGCGATAATTTTGgtgtttagtgattttttttctaatttattatatattatatttataatattatttataaaatgtgcaATCAGATTTATTCCATAGGAGAGGGGAAGTGAAGCACAAAGATCAGTCTGATGATGAATAGCTGTCTCGTAGCCACAGTGACGTAGCACGGCCTGTGTGATGGTGTGGTTACCATGGAGATGAGGTGTGGCACCCAGTCTCACCTGGTTGGATGCTCTCGAGGGCATCCCATTCCTGCTGCGCACGCTCCAGCTCCGAGtccacctctacacacacacacatgcacacacacacacacacactaaacaaagTATTCTATTCCTAcatgtttttataaattatatatttattttattttaccatCTGCTTCTGTTTGATCTCCGCCTGCAGCCAGTGACTGTAGAAGGCCATTCTGCTTCAGCACTgaaatctgaaacacacacacacacactaagaaaacaaaacacacacacacacagagtctgacCTCAACCCGCTCCCACACTCACCGGGACGGATCTGAGATACGAGCTGCCGTTGATGCCGCCGTTCTCCTTGATGCCGTTACACATCTGTGGAAGATCACCACAGTAAAGCTCGGAAAATAAGCCACACgtacgtgcgcacacacacgcacacacacaaatcatttctgtggagtgtgtgttatagagagtcaccagtgtgtgtgtggactgtcCACCGGTCAGATCTTCAGTCTGCTTCCATTCCTGTGCAAAACCATTCGAGCTCTGAAACACATGTTTATAACAAACACAACCTCACTACATGAATAAAAAGCCTGAGGGAGGTTTATGAGGTCAATAAAATGCACAGATTTCCACCGTTCACAACTGGAACTAAAGACACGGCATCTGGAAAAGTTCTACAGAACTCTAAGTCCAGCGGATGTAACATTACTGATGTAAAGTTTATTTTGAAGCAGGAAGCTAACGTCAGACATACGACAGATTTACCATACAGACCTCCGTGTGGACTGCGACGTCTCCTTCCATGGTGCAAGTCCTGAGCTACTGTCCGCTCGTCGTCCTGCGTCCCGAGTCCTCACTCATGCTGCCTCCGAGTGAGAGATGTGACGGAATTGTAGTTTTTACTTAGAGCTCATCGCTCAGACGCTGCTGTGACGTGAGAAAGCAGAAGAAGACCAGCGCAGGTCCAAGAGCGGATCTCAGAGACGAGGGTCAGTCACACAAGTTCCACAAGTTCACTGATCCCACTGGTGTTCCTCACTACACCTTGACTTGGATGAGAAGCAGTACGGAGTCAGGCGGGCCCAGGCGACTGGTCATGAGCGAGATGGGTCTTCGATGTGCCATCAGGGTTTGGACTGATCATGAGATCACAGAAGGAACGGTGACTTCGGACAGTCGGTCTAAAAACACACTAAGGGAACAAAGTGCCACTTTAGTGCCAACACCACTGTATCCAATCAGAACACAAATCCTGATCAATCAGGACCACAAGTCCCACCCCCAAATCCAATCAAGAACACAACCCTGCCGCCTGAATtcactgtaaccaatcagaatacagTGCCCAGTTAATCAGGTCCATAggcccccacccccaccccaaagCAACCAATCAACAACCATTGCCCCCAGTGCTACTCAGTAATTGGCTCCCAAGTCTACTGTAATTAATCAGGGCCACAGTTCCTGCCCCTAACGCTACTGTAACCAATCACAGCCGCAGGTCCCAATCAATCTGGAccttaagccccgcccccagtgCTACAGTAAACAGTCAGGATTGCCATCTATTCTTGTTCTTGCCATCTATGCCATTCTAACCACATCCGAATCCCCGCCCCCAAATAATCAACGTCAGTCCCCACTCACATCAGTCTGCGACAACAATCAGCTCCTGCCCCAATATACAGcagaatggaaaagaaaacacacaatggTTTTATTACATCAAAACAAGCCCATCAagattaaaaatgcaaatattgaCCACACCTCTCCAGtttattatgcatttatttaaaaatagtcATTACTGTGGATCAGAGGATCATCTTACAGCCTACACTTAGTCTACAGTAAGACTCATATATCATGGATATTCCTCATTATAACCCCAAAGCTGCACTCTGGAGGGGTGacgtcatctctctctcacacacacacacacacacacacacacacacacacacacacacacacacacacaccccttaccTCTGTGCTCCTCATTTCACTTTTAGCACCAGATGCATTGCAGACACaattttatttcctcacacTGACTCTTTTGGGTCTCACTGATGAGCAATTGGTTGGAGATGACGTCATCGATAGGCTCAAACTTCTCGTTAACTCATTAAATACCAACAAAATCCCGTTACCTGGATACACAACACAGTATCTGC
The genomic region above belongs to Tachysurus vachellii isolate PV-2020 chromosome 11, HZAU_Pvac_v1, whole genome shotgun sequence and contains:
- the elmod3 gene encoding ELMO domain-containing protein 3, with product MEGDVAVHTESSNGFAQEWKQTEDLTGGQSTHTLMCNGIKENGGINGSSYLRSVPISVLKQNGLLQSLAAGGDQTEADEVDSELERAQQEWDALESIQPVPVEDLAPLALISFNEALQHFQTTDLTELLRNIQPTVHRTGLAVVTHFLFGPPRLYKELMEERDLVFAIAQCSLDNTQPVHMRVLQTIYRKLTSTKADCPRYGPHWENIGFQGTDPATDLRGTGFLGLMHTLYLVMDPETLQLARDIYKLSQHPVQNFPFSVMSINMTRIVLHALREEVLTKECNRRQQVVGVLNEFYVATFLHLYEVWRTQKKTISDSGYVLKDVELYAKKNPKQLLKHLHCYLQERRSRIGHRTSPDPLSHGNRSLGDGEALIHNCRGKEGKMNFIGVCELPPEMEGEARLI